In one Diabrotica virgifera virgifera chromosome 5, PGI_DIABVI_V3a genomic region, the following are encoded:
- the LOC114332549 gene encoding uncharacterized protein LOC114332549 has protein sequence MVKERHIDLFLYASDNQSFTRLNNLNTLVQDISFYYLTYSSNHFGINFFFNFFRRKFLVALMIIVSIITILWKVSTRDSFVNSVFNIYRINFQSSITRLSNRTSARMVFSCCLLFAFFVNAKYNSYLSSSFASSGRVKLLGSVNQFQMFKNNKQNEVKRFLYFTGYNNSLARTSNNMWLIMDHDNINSQDIRKYIENNMSISYIQIQPNNDLRKVEKYEISTEEQMTGIKYKVAARRGFLLTENMNYWIEVIHQSGLLEKWKFEQAIPLKKVVVEKPSAIFTHNLKVVYLLGAFYILNVGYIISALVFIIEVYAFKH, from the exons ATGGTCAAAGAGAGACACATAGACCTATTTTTATATGCGTCTGATAATCAATCGTTTACTCGTCTAAATAATCTGAACACTTTAGTTCAAGACATATCCTTTTACTACTTGACATATAGCTCAAaccattttggcataaatttctTTTTCAACTTTTTCAGAAGAAAATTTCTAGTAGCTCTAATGATTATTGTCTCAATTATAACGATATTATGGAAAGTATCCACTAGAGATAGTTTTGTAAACTCGGTATTTAACATATATAGAATCAATTTCCAGTCTAGCATAACAAGATTATCAAACCGCACCTCTGCTAGAATGGTATTTTCTTGCTGTTTATTATTCGCCTTTTTTGTCAATGCTAAGTACAATAGTTACTTGAGCAGCAGCTTTGCTTCGAGTGGAAGGGTGAAATTATTGGGATCTGTCAATCAGTTTCAGATGT tcaaaaataataaacaaaacgAGGTGAAgagatttttgtattttactGGATATAATAACTCTTTGGCGAGAACCTCCAATAACATGTGGCTGATTATGGATCATGACAACATAAATTCACAAGATATTCGCAAGTATATTGAAAATAATATGTCGATTTCTTACATTCAAATACAGCCCAACAACGATCTTAGAAAAGTTGAAAAATATGAGATATCAACAGAGGAACAA ATGACCGGAATCAAGTACAAAGTGGCTGCAAGAAGGGGATTTCTTCTTACCGAAAACATGAACTATTGGATTGAAGTTATTCATCAAAGTGGTTTATTGGAAAAGTGGAAGTTTGAACAAGCCATACCCTTGAAAAAAGTAGTAGTTGAGAAACCATCTGCAATATTTACACACAACTTAAAAGTCGTTTATCTACTGGGTGCTTTTTATATATTGAATGTGGGGTATATCATTTCTGCATTAGTATTTATTATTGAAGTGTATGCATTTAAACATTAA